CTCCAGGCGGGGGAGATGGGATTTGAGCCTTTCGAGGAAATTGTCATAGTTCTTTTTCTCTGCCTGTGTCCACAGCACTTCCGCCAGCGCAATGGCGCGGGGATACACCATGTATTCCACATGCTCGGCATTCTTCATATATTCCGTCCATACATTTCCCTGGGCGCCGTATATGAATTTGCTTTCTTCCGGGTTCAGCTCTTCAGGTACCGGCTCGTAGGAATATACTTTGCTGACAGGCGTGTAACCACCTATCGCAACAGGCTCATTTTTGCCCTGTGACTGGTAATGATCGAGGTACACATGGCTGCCGGGCGTCATAATCACATCGTGATGCTGTTTGGCCGCGGCAATACCGCCTTCCGTGCCGCGCCAGCTCATCACCGTGGCATTGGGGGCCAGGCCGCCTTCCAGTATCTCGTCCCAGCCGATGATCTGCCGGCCCTTGCCGTTCAGGTATTTCTCTATCCGCTGAATGAAATAACTCTGCAGCGCATGTTCGTCTTTCAAACCGTTTTCCCTGATCCGCTGCTGGCATTTCGGGCATTTTTCCCATCGTGTTTTGGGACTTTCGTCTCCGCCGATGTGGATGTATTTGCCCGGGAACAGCATCATCACTTCATCCAGCACATCCTGCAAAAAAGTAAAGACGGAATCATTGCCTGCGCAGTACACGTCATCATACACGCCCCATTTGGTGCCTACTTCATAAGGCCCGCCGGTGCAGCCAAGATGCGGATATGCCGCCAGCGCCGCCAGCGAATGACCGGGCAGCTCTATCTCCGGGATCACGGTAACGTGCCTTTCCGCCGCATATGCCACCACATCTTTGATCTGCTCCTGGGTGTAGAAACCACCGTAGGGTTTGCCATCGAATTGCTGGTCGTCATAATGCCCTGCCATGGTTTCCTTCCTGCGGGACGCGATCTCCTGCAGCTTCGGATATTTTTTTATCTCGATGCGCCAGCCCTGGTCTTCCGTAAGGTGCCAGTGAAAAGTATTCATTTTATGCATCGCCAGCAGGTCGATATATTTTTTGATAAACTCCACCGGGAAGAAATGCCTGCCAACGTCCAGGTGCAGCCCGCGGTAGGGGAAGCGGGGATGATCGGAGATATTCACGCCGGCTATCCAGTAGGCATTGGCCTTTTGCACGGGCAGCAGCTGCAGCAGCGTTTGCATGCCGTAGAACGTGCCGGCATTGCCGTCACCGAGAATGGAAATGCGGTCATGCTCTACTTTCAACGCGTAGCCTTCCGCCATTCCACGTTGTTCGTCGGGATTGGCAATGCTCCGGAGAACGATCACGTTATGCGTACCGCTGTCCGCTATTTTCAGCTCGTAGCCGCTCAGCCGGGAGAACCAGGCATTGAATAACGCGGCCGTTTGCTTGTTTGCTTCGGACGCCGCTACCAGTACAGTCTGCTTGTCCACCAGAAAGGAATCTGCTGTTTCCTGCAGTCTTACAGGCAGGGGAATGATGCTCACCTTTGCTTTGGGGGCCGTGGAGGCCGGGCCGCTTTCCGAGCAGGCCGCAAAGCCCAGCACAGCGCAACCCGCCATTATTCCGAATAATCTTTTTATGGTCATGTACTTGTTATTAGCTACCGGAAAATACTACTCTATAATGATTTCATCCGCAAAAATATGACCGGCTTCGCCTTTGCCGGGATGCCAGTCGGGGATCGTGCCATGGTTCAATGCCACTACTTTTACGTAACGGGTGGTGACGTTCACCGGTAATGTCAGTGTCTGGATGAAGCTGCCGTATTCCCTGTCCGGGAACGTATTCTTCACCACGCCGAGAGAGCGGAAATGCTGCCCGTCATCAGAAACAAGGAACTCTACCTGCGTGGGATACCATATCCAGCTTTCGAGGTCCTGCAGCACACCGAGACCGAGCTTTTTCAACGGGCGCGGGGCTTTCAGGTCTACCACCGCTTCCAGGTTGCCGGGGTAATGGCTCTGCCAGGCGCCCAGTCTGAAATCCTCTTTCCCCCGGATGCCGTCTATCAGCGCATCGGGACCGCCCGCATCGTACGATGGATGGATCTTTGACAATACCTGTATGGTCTTGTCCACCGGAATGCGGTAAAAGGGTGTGGATACGACCTGGCTGTAACGGCCGTCCTTGTACGCTACGACTTTGAGCATAGCCGTTTCCGTTATTTCCACCGGTTTTGTGTAGCGGGATGAACGGTTGTCAGGCTCCGAACCGTCCAGCGTATAATAGATGGCCGCGCCGGGCAATGTTTCTTTCAGCGTTGCAAGAATGGGGGTTTTGAACCGGTCTGCCTCCGCTATGACGTAAGGCACAGGCACGATCTGTGTACCGCGGATGCTGCTTTGCGGCCGGTCTGCCGGCTTCGAGGCCCGGTTTTTATTGGGCTGTCCACCCATCGTAAATGTCATCGCCCCGCCTTTCATTATCGTGGCATGATCGATCCATGACTTTGCGAGCGGTTGGCCGTTCACCTGCACGGATTGCACATAGTAGTTCGCTGCCGTCCGGTTTTTGGCATTGATGGTAAATTGGCGGCCGTTTTCCAGGTGAATGATCACCTGGTCGAACAGCGGGGTGCCGAGGGCATAGTAGCCGCTGCCGGGCGTTACGGGATAGATGCCCATGGCGCTCATCACGAACCAGGCGCTCATCTGCCCGCAATCCTCATTCCCGCTGAGGCCGTCCGGGGCATTGTGGTATAGTGTGGTCATCACCTGGTGGATCAGTTCCTGCGTCCTCCAGGGTTGACCGATGTAATTGAAGAGGTAGGCGATGTGATGGCTTGGTTCGTTGCCGTGCGCATACTGCCCGATCAGTCCGGTGATGTCCGACTGGTGTTTCCCGGAAAGCTTTTCCTCTGTGGTGAACAGTGCGTTCAGCTTCTTCGAGAATTGCTCCGGGCCGCCGTGGAGCGCGATCAGGCCGCTCACGTCCTGCGGCACGGCAAAGCTGCACTGCCAGGAATTGGCTTCCGTAAAGAAGCCGTTCACTTCGGAGGGATCGAAAGGACTCATCCATCTTCCGCCGATCTTGCCGCGCATGAAACCGGTGGAATCATCGAAAATGTTCTTGTAGGATTGCGCCCGTAGCATATAACGGGCATGGGTAGCCTTGTCCCCCAGCCAAAGCGCCATTTGCGCAATGCACCAGTCGTCATACGCATATTCCAGCGTGCGGGAAACGGATTCGGGTTGTGTTTCGAGGCTGAGATATCCCTGGCGGATATAATCGGGAATGCCGAAGCGGTCGCTTTCCGCATAGCTGCGCATAGCTTCCAGCGCGTACCGGGCGTCGTATCCGCGGATGCCCTTTTGCCAGGCGTCCGCGATCACCGGTACGGAATGGTATCCGATCATGCAGAAGGTTTCATTGGCGCTCAGTTCCCATACGGGCAGCATGCCGCCGTATTTGTATTGTACGAGGAATGTGTTGATCCAGTCGTTCGTTTTTTGCTGGTTGATGATGGTCATCAGCGGATGCAGGGCGCGGTGCGTGTCCCAAAGGGAGAACACGCTGTGATTGTCGAAACCTTCCGCCCGGTGTATCTGCTGATCGGTGCCGCGGTACTGCCCGTCCACATCCATATAGAGATTGGGATTGAGGCAGGCATGATACAATGCGCTGTAGAAGATCGTCTGCTGGTCCGGTGTGCCGCCTTTGACCTCGATCTTGCCGAGTTCTTTGTTCCAGGCGGCTTTTGCATCGGCAAGCGTTTGTTCAAACCGGAAGCCGGGCATTTCCGCATCAAGGTTCTTCATCGCGCCTTCTTCGCCTACACCGGAAATGGCCACTTTTACCATAACGGGACCTTTGATGTCAAAGGTGAAATATGCTTTGATGTTCCGGCCTTCCGCCTGATGCAGCGCACCTTTCGTGGTGTCTCCCAGTGCAACGGCATGGGACTTGAAAGGCTGCGAGAACTTCATCGCGAAATACAGCACCTGGTCCTTTGCCCAGGAGTTGGACCGGCGCATGCCGATGACTGTGCTGTCGTTCAGCACTTTCAGGCTGGAGTTGATCACAATGTCCCGGTGATACAGGTCCAGCAGGATATGCCCTTCCCTTGCGGAAGCGGGGAATTCGTATTGATGCAGCCCCGCTCTTTTGGTCGTGGTGAGCGAAGCGGTGATATCGTATTTGTCGAGCTTCACGCTGTAGAACCCTGGTGAGGCCTTTTCATTTTTGTGCGAAAAGGGGGAGGCATACTCCTCATTGTGCCAGGATGGTTTGCCGGTGACGGGCATAAGCAGGATGTCGCAGTAATCTTCAATGCCGGTGCCGCTCAGGTGTGTGTGGGAGAAACCATAGAGGATGGAATCCGTGTAGTGATATCCGGAGCAGCCGTCCCATCCTTTCAGTCTTGTATCCGGACCAAGCTGCACCATGCCGAAGGGCATGCTTGGGCCGGGGTAGGTGTGGCCGTGGCCGCCTGTTCCGATAAAGGGATTTACTTTCTGCGTGTAGTCTGTTTGCTGCGCCTGTGCAGCAGTGGCTAGCCCGAGGGCCGCCGCAACCAACCATTTTTTCATGTCACTGTTTTGTTTAGTCTCCCGGCAGATATGTCGCCGGAAGGCTAAAATAAGTAAAATGTCAGGGCTAAAACGTTTTAGTGCGCTAAAAATTTGATAAATCGATTGCAGCAAAAAGCCTCCCGTGAGGGGAGGCAAAAGCGTATCAGGTATAGTGAAAATGCTATCTGGGTGGAGCGTTATTCAGCAAGCTTCGGAAAAACGTTTACTCCGTGCGAAAAAATGCTACCTGTATATTGGGTTATTCAGCAAGCTGCAGAAAACGTTTATTCCGCGCGATAAAATGCTAACTGTCTGTCGGGTTAATCAGCAAGCTTCAGAAAAACGTTTACTCCGTGCGAAAAAATGCTAACTGTATGCCGGGTTACTTCAGCAGCAGTTCACAGATCACCGGCCGGTGGTCAGATGCTACTGTTTCCTGCAGCACCAGGGAGTTGACCATGCTCCACCGTGATTTCGGGTACAACATGATATAATCCAGTTTGTGCGTAGGCGTGTCTGAGGGCCAGGTAGCGCCCAGTTGTTCGCTGGCGTCCGCAAATAAGCTTTTCAATGTGTTGATCTCTTTGGAAGCAGGCTCCGCATTCAGGTCTCCCGCAAGGATCAGCGGCATGCTGTCCCGCGAGAAGTGTTTCAGGAGCTGGCTGGTTTGCGCTATACGGTCAGCCGGATCTTCCTGGTGATCAAGGTGCGTGCTGGCAAACCGGAGCAGACTGTCCCCCGGAAGTTTGACCCTTACCACAGCGGCGCAGCGCGGTTCCCCTTTCTCGCTTTTGGCCGGCAGGGGAATGGTGTACATTTGCTCAATCGGATAACGGGAAAGGATGCCATTGCCATATGAACCGCCGTCATGGCTCATAGCTTTTCCGAAATAGACGTACATGCCGGTTTGCGCCGCCAGCTCCTTTAGCAGGTTGGACTTTTTGACGCGGTTGGTACAGCTGTCCACCTCCTGCAGGGCAACAAGATCAGGATTGGTGGCGAGGATCACGGTGGCAATGCCGGAAATGTCCTGCTCCCCCCTGGTATTCTCCCCGTGGTGGATATTGTAGCTGAGCACTTTGATGACCTGACCCTGTATCTGCGCCAATGCGAAGCCAGGGAGCAGGACCATCATCATAAAGATTATGGGTCGCTGCATACGAATGTGTTAAGATGTCCGGATGATATATATGAATATACTCTTTAGTTCCATCTAATCGATACAACTTTCATGCCTTTCCCATGCCGCATCATCAGCATCCTGCATTTGTCGTTCTGCAATGTAAAAGAAGGAAGTTATTCCTCAAGCCGCCACCAATTTAAAATTTATTTAATGTATATACAAATGCGAAGCGAGGATTTAACATTGGGATGGGAGGGTTAGGATTCTGCTTTAAGGAGTTATGAGATTAAATTTTAATACAGATTTTTTCCACATTGACAGGGAGCGGCGCTCATGTGCTGGTGGTCATTCCTTTTTGTGCGGATGCGCTTTATCACGCGTACCGGCACCGGCAGTGTTTATGCATTTAATACCGCCTCTGCTTCCTGCCGGATGCGCTTCACCTGCTCCGCCTGCGTAACGGCGATGCCGTACTCCGGCACGCCGGGAATCCCGCCCATGCTTACATGGGGATTGCGGTAAACCATGCGGCTGTCGATATACGCTTTCGCCGTGGTGTGGAATTCGGTAGCTCCGGATGTTCTCACCAGTTCCGCGATGTTGTGCTCCCTGACACCGGAGCCGGCCATGATGCTGATGCGGCCGGCGGCTTTGTTCACCAGTTGCGCGATGAGCGCAGCGCCTTCCGGCGCGGTATTCCGCTGGCCTGAAGTAAGGATGCGTTCGCAACCGGTGCTGATAATATCTTCCAGCGCTTCGAAAGGATCATCCGTCATATCGAATGCACGGTGAAAAGTAACGCCCATCGGCCAGGCCAGTTCTACTAGTTCGCGGGTGCGTTCTTTGTCTACCTTCCCTGCCGGGGTCAGCAGGCCAATCACTACACCGTCACATCCTGCCTGTTTGCATAGCTGGATGTCTTTTTTCATGATGCTGAATTCTGTCTCGTCATACAAAAAGTCACCGCCGCGGGGGCGAATGATCGGGTATAACGCGATGCTCACTTTTTCCCTGGCGGTCAATATCGTTGCGTAGCCGGGTGTGGTACCGCCTTCCAGCAGGTTGTCGCATAATTCTATCCTGTCCGCCCCGCCTTCCTGTGCAGCGGTGCAGGAGGCTACGGAGGCCGCGCATATTTCCAGTGTGATCTTTTTCATGATCTGTAAAAGTACGCCAACGGGGGCAGGTATAAAAATAACAGGAGGATGCTCCCGGAACGGAACATCCTCCTGTTGTCAAACGTTCTACTTATTTCGAAAAATGGAATTTCCCTTTGATGATCTCTTCTTTTTCCGCATTCTTCAGCGCATAGCTGAAGCCGGGCTGCAGGCAGAAAGCGCCATGCTCGCCTTTTTTGTTCAGGGCAAGGAAGCCGATCTGTATCTCCCTGGCTTTTTCCGGTTTTTTCTTCACGATGCGCAGCACGGCTTCCCGGCAGGCAGCCTCGGGAGAGAATCCCTGCCGCATCAGTTCCACTACGAGGAAGCTGCCCACCACGCGGATCACTTCTTCTCCCACGCCGGTAGCGGTGGCGGCGCCTACTTCGTTATCCACGTAAAGCCCCGCGCCGATGATGGGGGAGTCTCCCACGCGGCCATGCAGTTTATAGGCCATACCGCTGGTGGTGCATGCGCCGGACAGGTTGCCTTCGGCATCCATTGCGATCATCCCGATCGTATCGTGGTTGTACACATTGCCGGGAAGCTGCAGCGGATGGAATGCTGATGTGCCTTTACCTTCGTAAGATTGATTTTCTATATTGATGACGGGTTTGTATTCCGCTTTTTTCAGCCATTCTTTCCAGGCTTTTTCGGATTCGGGCGTGAGCAGGTTTTCTTTTTTGAAACCGTTCTCCAGTGCGAATTGCAGGGCGCCGTCGCCTACGAGCATCACATGCGGCGTTTTTTCCATCACCTTGCGCGCAACGGAGATGGGATGAATGATGTGCTCCAGTGCGGCAACAGAACCGCAGTTGCCAAATTCATCCATGATACAGGCGTCCAGCGTAACGCGGCCATCCCGGTCCGGCGCGCCGCCAATGCCTACCGTGGTATTTTTGATATCCGATTCCGGTACATGTACGCCGGCTTCCACGGCATCCAGTGCCCGGCCGCCCTTTTGCAGTATTTCCCATGCGGCTTTGTTGGCAGCAACACCGAAGTCCCAGGTGGAGACCACAACGGGTTTACCTTTTACGATATGTTTCCTGCGTTTGCGGGATTGGGCGAGAGCCGAAGGGCCTTCCAGGGAAAGCACGGCAGCGCTGAGGGCGGCGGTCTTGAAAAAATGTCTTCTACTGCTCATTGTTCACACGTTTGAAGATTAAATATACGAGGATGTGTCAATACTAAGAACGGCCTGGCGCCATGAGAAAAGGGTGTATCACAAACCGGATACACCCCGTGGCTATTATATTCGTTAAATGCTGCCGTGGCAGCGGTGCTTTTTTGTTAGTCTTTCATTTCCCATGCCATAGCGCTGGCGCCCAGGATGGCGGCATCGCTTTCGCGCAGTTCGGAGAACACGAGCTTCACCTTGTTCTGGAAGATGGGCAGCAGGTTCTTTTCCATATGATGGCGCACAGGGCGCATGATCAGGTCTCCTGCCTGTGTGAGGCCGCCGAAGAGCACAATGGCTTCCGGGCTGGAGAACATCACGAAATTGGCGAGGGCTTCTCCCAACACTTTTCCGGTGAACTCATAGATCTCTATCGCCAGCTTGTCGCCTTTAATGGCTGCTTCATAGATCACTTTAGACGTGAGCTCTTCCGTTTTGTAGTTGCGGAGGAGGCTTGGTTCATCCGGGCGGCTTTCCAGCAGCTCCAGGGCGGTATTCGTTACGCCCGTAGCGGAGGCATAAGCTTCCAGGGAGCCGTGCATGCCGGTGCCGGTATGCAGCCGTCCACCGGGGATCACAATGATATGCCCCAGTTCGCCTGCGAAGCCATCATGACCGTAGATCATCTGGCCGTTCGCCACGATACCGCTGCCTACGCCGGTGCCGAGGGTGATGGTGATAAAGTCCTTCATGCCGCGGGCGGAGCCATAGGTCATTTCCCCCAGCGCCGCCGCATTGGCGTCGTTGGTGAGCACGGCCGGCACCCCGAACAGGTCCTGCAGCATCCTGGCCAGCGGAATGACCCCTCTCCAGCGCAGATTCGGCGCATATTCAATATTGCCGGTGTAGTAATTACCGTTGGGCGCACCCACACCTATACCTCTGATATGTTCAATGCCGCCTACCTGGTCTATCAGCTTGGATAAACGCTCGTGCAGTTCGGCCAGGAACATCGTAACTTCTTCGTGAGCTTTGGTTGACATCCTGTCCTGACACAAAATCGTACCGCGGCGGTCTACAACGCCAAATTTTGTATTAGTTCCTCCAATATCAATGCCCACCGCTAATTGCTGACTCATAGTCTATTCCTTGGGATTTTAAAATTGATTTAACGCGAAACGCAAAAAATGCTAAGTATGCAAAACAGATCACCGGCACAACATAAGACATGTGAATGCCTATCGCCGGCATGTCCGCCAGGCCTCCCTGTACCGGGGGGATCAGTGCGCCGCCCAGGATCATCATGATCAGGAAGGATGAACCCTGGCCGGTATATTTACCCAGGCCTGCGATGGACAATGCGAAAATGCAGGGCCACATCACGGAACAGAAAAGGCCGCCGCTGATGAACGCAAAAGTAGCGACTTCACCCTCGGTAAACAAGCCGATGACCATTGCCGCAACACCCATGATACCAAAGGTCATCAGCGTTTTGGCCGGTTTCTCCTGTCCGTAGAAGAAGCCGAGTATCTGCACCACGATGCAGATGGCGAAAGGATAGAGTTTGGTGATATCATTTCCTTTCAGGGCATTTACGCCCAGGATCACGCCGTAAGCGATAAAAGGCACCACCACGGACAAAACCTGGCGGGCTGCTTTGGAGATGTTGAATACGGTGATGGCGCCCGTCCACCGGCCGATCATCAGGCCGCCCCAGAAGATGGCGACATAGGGATCGAGCTCGGATTCTTTCAGGCCTTCCAGTGTGAGGAAGCCCGGTGTCTTGAGCAATTCGCCCATATTGCTGGCTACGCTCACTTCCACGCCCACATATACAAAGATGGCGATCATGCCCATGATCAGCTGCGGATATTTCATCGCGCCCCATCCGTCGCCCTGTTTGCGGGCGGAAGACTGGGAATAGAAAAGGATAAAGAGTATCCCGATGATGCCGGCGATAAAAAACGGCATCGGCTTGTCCAGTATGATACCGATGAGGATCAGGATGAACATCAGCGAAATGCCCACCAGTGAGCGGGTAGCGCGGGAGGAGGATTCGAAATGCTCGTCTTCCGTGCCCTTGGGCATTTTAGTGACCGCAAAGATCCCTGCCGCAATGAGGAACAGTACGATCAGCAGGATATACAGGGTGTTGATCTTGCTGATGTCCGTATCTGCCGCGGCGCCGGATTCCGCAGCGCTGCCGAAAAGCAGCATGCTCACGATCAGCGGCCCGATGGTGGTGCCGAAGGAGTTGACGCCTCCCGCAAGGTTCAGGCGGTGCGAGCCGGTGGCAGGGTCGCCCAGCAAAATGGCAAAAGGATTGGCCGCCGTTTGCTGCAGCGAAAAACCAAGCGCCACAATAAAGAATGCGCCCAGGATCAGGTAGAATGCGGAAGTCTTGTCCGCCATGCCCTCTCCCAGGTTCACCGCGCCGATCAGCGCAATTGCGCCGACAACGGAGATCAGCAAGCCGTAGATGATCCCTTTCTTGAACCCTATCTTGTTCAGGATGTCCACTCCCCGTATAGCAGAAAGCAGGTATAAGACAAGTGCCCCGATAAAGTAAGCGCCATAGAACGCAAAGTCGATCAATTGCGATTGTATCTGGTTCAACTCGAAATGCGCTTTGCAAAATGGGATGAAAATACTGTTAGACGCTGCAACAAATCCCCAGAAGAAAAATACCAGTATCAGTACAAAAAACGTGGGATGTGTGCCTTGCTTGTTCTGCTGCGACATAAACGTGAATTTGTTGAAAATTGGCTCTAAATGTATAAATATTTTTTTGACAAAAGATTAAAAAGTCGAATAAATATCGTATTTTCTTAAATTGCTCAAACGTTTTAGCTAATATATTTATGAAATTAGCAAATTGTTCTTTATGTTCGTGGCAATCTTTATTCTTTATTTAATCAACCTACCATCTGATGAATGATAAGTCCGCTACAGTTGCCGCTCCGCGCGGTAACTACAATCAGGCAATGGCCATCATTGCCACGCTATTCTTTATTTTTGGTTTCGTTACCTGGCTCAATTCCGTACTGATCCCGTTCCTCAAGCAAGCCTGCGAGCTCAGCGACTCCGCTGCGTACCTGGTGGCTACCGCTTTCTACATTTCCTATTTTGTGATGGCTTATCCTTCTTCCTATATACTCCGGAAGATAGGCTTTCCAAAGGGAATGTCGCTCGGTTTGCTAACGATCGCGGTAGGTTCGCTGATATTTATCCCGGCTGCGCAGATGCGTTCTTACCCGATTTTCCTGGCAGGCCTTTTCGTTCAGGGTACCGGCCTGGCGCTGCTGCAAACTGCTTCCAATCCCTATGTGACGATCATCGGGCCCATTGAAAGCGCGGCCAAACGTATCAGTATCATGGGCATCTGCAACAAGATCGCAGGCATGATCGGCATCCTGGTGCTGGTAGAGCTCCTGTTCAGCGATACGCTGCAGATCTCCGAAAAGATCGATTCCCTCGCCGGCGCAGCCAGAGAAGCGGAACTCGACCTGCTGGCCAGCCGCCTCATCATGCCCTATGCCGTCATGGCTGGTGTGTTGATATTGCTGGCCGTCTTCGTGCGCAAGGCCCATCTCCCCGAGATCAACCAGGAAGAGGATGATCTGCCCAAGCTCGATATTGAAAATGACAAGCCGGCCGCCCCGCTGGAGCCCGGTGTGGATGTATATGGCCGTACTTCCGTTTTCCAGATCCCGTACCTTCTGCTCGGCGCCTTCTGCATCTTTATTTATGTGGGGGTGGAAGTGCTGGCCATCGATACCCTGGCGTTGTACGGCGAATATAACGGCCTCGCGAAAGACGTGGCCGGAAAGCTGAGCATCTTTTGCCTGGTGGCCTTTACGATCGGTTATATCATCGGTGTAGCAGCCGTGCCTAAATATATCTCGCAGAAAAAAGCGCTGATCGCCTGCGCTGTTCTCGGGGTGGTATTCACCATCGGCGCGTTGCTGACAACGGGCATGACCTCCATCGTCTTCATCATCCTCATGAGCTTTGCGCATTCCCTGATGTGGCCTGGCATCTGGCCGCTGGCGATCAACAAGCTCGGCCCCTTCACCAAGCAGGGCTCCGCATTGATGGTCATGGGTATTGCCGGTGGCGCCATCCTGCCGCCGGTGTACGGCCTGATCGTGGAAGCGATGGACAATAACCGCCAGCTGCCTTATGCGATCATGATCCCCTGCTACCTTTATATCCTTTATTTCGCTTACGCCGGTCACAAGAAGGGCTTACCTGCCTGATCCGGTCATACCGCTATACAAACGGGCATTTCTCTTTCCGGAGAATGCCCGTTTGTTTTATACTGATACTATTTTAACGAAACCATTTGCCGCAACACAACTCAAGGAGAACTCAAGGAGAGCGCATGGAGAAGAGGGGTAATATCCTGTCAGCAGAAATTTTTTCCGGGATTTTTGCCTTGCCGGTATGTTTTTATACTTTTAGGTGTAAAAAATACGCTTTAATGATTGCGCAAGTAAAGGATAAATTCCACCAGTTATTCGAAAAAGACCCGGTTATTGTCACCTCTCCCGGCAGGATCAATCTCATTGGCGAGCATACGGATTATAATGAAGGCTTCGTTTTGCCCGCCGCCATCGATAAAAAGATCATCTATGCCATTGCATTGAATGGTACGGACACCTGTAATGTTTATGCCTTGTTCAACAACGAGCAGCGGTCCTTTTCCCTGAAGGATATAAAACCCGGCGAAGGCTGGATCAACTACCTGATGGGCGTGGTGTACCAGCTGCAGCAGCGGGGATTCGAAATGAAGGGTTTTGATTGTGTGGTCAGCGGCGATATTCCCATCGGCGCGGGCATGAGCAGCTCCGCTGCCGTGGAAGGCGGCCTGGTGGTGGCGCTGGACCATTTGCTGGGCCTGGGCCTGGGGCGCATGGAAATGGCCAGGATAGGCCAGCTGGCGGAACATACTTTCCCCGGTGTAAAATGCGGGATCATGGACCAGTTCGCCAATCTGCACGGCCGGAAAGACCAGGTGATGCTGCTGGATTGCCGCAGCCTGGAATTTCAGTATTTCCCCTTCGAATTTTCCGCAGCATACAAGATCGTGCTGTGCAATTCCATGGTGCATCATTCCCTGGCCTCTTCCGAGTATAATGTGCGCCGCGCC
This genomic stretch from Chitinophaga sp. XS-30 harbors:
- a CDS encoding sugar MFS transporter, with translation MSQQNKQGTHPTFFVLILVFFFWGFVAASNSIFIPFCKAHFELNQIQSQLIDFAFYGAYFIGALVLYLLSAIRGVDILNKIGFKKGIIYGLLISVVGAIALIGAVNLGEGMADKTSAFYLILGAFFIVALGFSLQQTAANPFAILLGDPATGSHRLNLAGGVNSFGTTIGPLIVSMLLFGSAAESGAAADTDISKINTLYILLIVLFLIAAGIFAVTKMPKGTEDEHFESSSRATRSLVGISLMFILILIGIILDKPMPFFIAGIIGILFILFYSQSSARKQGDGWGAMKYPQLIMGMIAIFVYVGVEVSVASNMGELLKTPGFLTLEGLKESELDPYVAIFWGGLMIGRWTGAITVFNISKAARQVLSVVVPFIAYGVILGVNALKGNDITKLYPFAICIVVQILGFFYGQEKPAKTLMTFGIMGVAAMVIGLFTEGEVATFAFISGGLFCSVMWPCIFALSIAGLGKYTGQGSSFLIMMILGGALIPPVQGGLADMPAIGIHMSYVVPVICFAYLAFFAFRVKSILKSQGIDYESAISGGH
- the galK gene encoding galactokinase yields the protein MIAQVKDKFHQLFEKDPVIVTSPGRINLIGEHTDYNEGFVLPAAIDKKIIYAIALNGTDTCNVYALFNNEQRSFSLKDIKPGEGWINYLMGVVYQLQQRGFEMKGFDCVVSGDIPIGAGMSSSAAVEGGLVVALDHLLGLGLGRMEMARIGQLAEHTFPGVKCGIMDQFANLHGRKDQVMLLDCRSLEFQYFPFEFSAAYKIVLCNSMVHHSLASSEYNVRRAQCEEGVEVLRAYYPGIRSLRDLNAEQVEQYKDKLSPKVYDRCLFVTQENERVGKACAHLQKNELDEVGRLMYASHEGLSRLYEVSCPELDFLAGLARERPEVAGARMMGGGFGGCTINLVEADKVDEFISFIQSRYNEKFGKVPEVYVTSIEDGAKIN
- a CDS encoding sugar MFS transporter, producing the protein MNDKSATVAAPRGNYNQAMAIIATLFFIFGFVTWLNSVLIPFLKQACELSDSAAYLVATAFYISYFVMAYPSSYILRKIGFPKGMSLGLLTIAVGSLIFIPAAQMRSYPIFLAGLFVQGTGLALLQTASNPYVTIIGPIESAAKRISIMGICNKIAGMIGILVLVELLFSDTLQISEKIDSLAGAAREAELDLLASRLIMPYAVMAGVLILLAVFVRKAHLPEINQEEDDLPKLDIENDKPAAPLEPGVDVYGRTSVFQIPYLLLGAFCIFIYVGVEVLAIDTLALYGEYNGLAKDVAGKLSIFCLVAFTIGYIIGVAAVPKYISQKKALIACAVLGVVFTIGALLTTGMTSIVFIILMSFAHSLMWPGIWPLAINKLGPFTKQGSALMVMGIAGGAILPPVYGLIVEAMDNNRQLPYAIMIPCYLYILYFAYAGHKKGLPA
- a CDS encoding ROK family protein; amino-acid sequence: MSQQLAVGIDIGGTNTKFGVVDRRGTILCQDRMSTKAHEEVTMFLAELHERLSKLIDQVGGIEHIRGIGVGAPNGNYYTGNIEYAPNLRWRGVIPLARMLQDLFGVPAVLTNDANAAALGEMTYGSARGMKDFITITLGTGVGSGIVANGQMIYGHDGFAGELGHIIVIPGGRLHTGTGMHGSLEAYASATGVTNTALELLESRPDEPSLLRNYKTEELTSKVIYEAAIKGDKLAIEIYEFTGKVLGEALANFVMFSSPEAIVLFGGLTQAGDLIMRPVRHHMEKNLLPIFQNKVKLVFSELRESDAAILGASAMAWEMKD